The sequence ATTTGGCCCATTTGGGAGACATAGAAACATTTCAATATGGAAGGCTGTTCcacattgtttgatgtggtgtctttggCGAGAAAGAAATGTTAGAACTTTTGAGGGGTGTGAACTTTTGAGGGGTGTTTTTGATTTGAAGAtgcaatttttcaaaatgttgTTTGGGTAGATGCTGGCTTCAGGGACGTATCCTTTCTCTAAATTCTTAGGAGTCAAGAATCATTGTACTTGAtgcattatttttgttgatcaataaaactaattatatatatatatatatatatttttttttccccatgtACTCATTgcttattttttgttcaaatgCAGAGTCTGTTGTAATTATACCTTCACTCGGAGTGCAACTTGAAGCTCACTATTGGAGGTAATTCTTTCATCTCACATGATTACAATTGGCATTATAACATTAATCCATTGATGTTATCAATGCATGATTTCCATTACATCATCAAAGAAACATAAATAGATAGTGGCATAGCTCATTCCTtcttaattgataaattttcaTTCTGCATTTTTATACAGTGGGAGAGTTGTTCGTAGCTTAATTCCTATTGACAAAATACTGAAGCCAGTCCTGAATGAGAATGTGACTCCATTTACTTGTTACTGGAGCTTGGTTTTGCTCGTTCGTGGCAAAAAAGAACTAATTTTTGGCATTCACGGTAAGACATGTTGGTGCATGTCCATTATATGTTGCCACTGGATATAATTATCGTTGAACTTAATTAAAATGAGCACAAGATATCTCATGTTAAGAAATTGAAGAACTTGTGATGCCACTCGGGCAGCTGAATCAACAAGGAGCCAATTGCGATGAGAAATTTGGGTAGAATTGTGAAGGAGAAATACATAATGGGTAAAAGGAGTAGGGTGTCGGTTTGCTTGTTGGTCTTGAATTAGTTGGGCACTAAtgatttgttaaatatttggCTTACATGCCCATCCAAAAGATCACAAAGAATAATTAAGATTAAAAGTCTTACAtattcttcatttgtttttgttttaatttggtaAATTTTGTCACAATATTACCTTACTGGAACTTGAAAAGTTGTTCTGCAGGTAGTAAAACCGCCAGTGAAACTGTTGGTTCCCATCTGGAAGGCATTGTGTGCAGCTACTTATTGTGGAGAAACCACCGATTCCTGCAGAAGATAAATAACATGCCTGTTTTTGGCTTTCTGATCTGTACCTCACTGTAAATGGAAGCTGTTCACTGCTGATTTAATTTCAAGGTCATGATGGCAAGCTCATAATTAGTCAGACAATGTGAATCGAGTACTGAGGGTTTCCTAGTGGCAATAATTGTCAAATGTGAATCATCTGCAAATCATTGTAGCTTAGTGGGAGTTGATAGGTTTACAATAGGTGCTTATCTATGTCTATAGAGATTCCTTCTTGGTCTGTATAATTTGCCCCTGATGTCTTATCtatgttttttctatttaatcTTAATCAGCCTGTAATGTCATGAATCTCACGCTGTTATCTTTGCCACAAATTTCATtgcattactttttttcttttttgatggaACAGCCGAGTGTATGTCAAGGCTTCATGACATGATGATTATTATAGTGTCCTTATGTTTCACCAACAACAAGCCTTGGACCTTGAAGAGTTTATTAATTTGATTGTGACCCAAAGAAGTCTTTTTACTGTCGGTGTTGTACATCTTTGAATTCACCGAATCCacctcctaaaaaaaaaaaaaagaaaatcaaaatctataccaattaacatttttttttttaagtaaaaaatttatttgactcAAATAATAAACTCATAGCATA is a genomic window of Quercus lobata isolate SW786 chromosome 2, ValleyOak3.0 Primary Assembly, whole genome shotgun sequence containing:
- the LOC115974662 gene encoding uncharacterized protein LOC115974662 isoform X2 is translated as MTKIQLANSQYLYKHVDWEGPHPLDTHHIVIQRNSARIFLVHLFALLLFINAIYLCLLNGTLGTIFLLSMLSSACLVKSYYGTLIEKESVVIIPSLGVQLEAHYWSGRVVRSLIPIDKILKPVLNENVTPFTCYWSLVLLVRGKKELIFGIHGSKTASETVGSHLEGIVCSYLLWRNHRFLQKINNMPVFGFLICTSL